Within the Hevea brasiliensis isolate MT/VB/25A 57/8 chromosome 2, ASM3005281v1, whole genome shotgun sequence genome, the region TCCTGATTCTGTCTGAGGATTTATAAGTTTATTTGTTTTAAATGCAGCCTGGAATTGCTTTACTTCTAATAAACATGTCAAACCAAACCACCTTCAGCGTTACTGTTGAGAATGATGATAATCTCTATCCAAGCAGTCGCAAGCTCAAGAATTATATTTATGGAGGAACAGAGAAAAGAGAAGAGTATCACTTGACTCCTAAAGATGGGAATATTCAGAGTGATGTGGTGCTACTGAATGGGACTCCTTTGAAGCTTACAAGCTCCTTAGACATCCCTGAAATGAAGCCTATTTATGTTGATTCTTCATCTCCAATCACCATTGCTCCTGATTCCTTTGTTTATGTCACCATTAAAGATTTCAAGGCTCCTGCATGTGCTTAGAGGAGTAGAATAGATtgctctttttatttttatttttttttttaattaaggatTTGGATTTTTAGTTTCAATTTGTTCATTTTCTCTTGTCTTTTACGTTAAGCTGTAATTAAAGGATTTggatttaattaatctttattcctCTCTTCATTGTCAGTTCATATTATTCCTTaatttgtttttgttatttttgttttattttgaaaataactcATTAGAGATATTAATCTTTCATTGTAATTGAAAAGAAATGACAATGTTAAATCGAATTAAATAGACATAAGGGTTTCTAAATTAAGATAGATTCATTGGTGTTAAAATACTATTTAGAAAATGCCTAAATTTGGATAATGATAATACTATAAAAACAATGGCAATTCCATATATGCATCTTATCCTCTATTTTGTAATTTTCTAAGAATGAATCACCTTGAATTTGCACTACATTGCATTCTGGTATCATGGTTTTCTACTAGTACATTAAGAACCCTAGCAGCAGATGATGTCAAAGTTACAGTGAATGGGGTAGCTTCCATTGCCTCAACTGATGATAATTTTATATGTGCAACGTTGGACTTGTGGCCTTCCTCCAAATGCAACTATGACCAATGTCCTTGGGGGCAGGCTGGAATTTTCACTTTGGTTTTTCTCTTTTCCCTCATTGTTTTCCTCCTTTCTATTCCTTTTTCGTTTTATTCTACAgggtttgaaaaattattgagctTTCTGATATTCTACAGGATTTGAAAAACAACATTTTGTCAAATGCTGTTAAGGGTgagttattattattaatttgatttgcttcggaaattgaaataaaaataaaatatgatgtCTGTTTTTTACCTGTTATATAaacaaagaaattaaaatttcttcTTCAATAATATTTTCCATATTTGAACGTCTTGAattacagtttttttttttttaaagatccTAATTAAGGTTCCTGATTCTGGTAAAATTGTAGCATTTAATCCTCTAAGAATCAGGATTGGAGGTTCATTGCAAGATCAGTTGGTGTACCAAGTAGGAAATGAAAGATTCAAAAGGTGCCTCCCTTTTCAGCCCAGAAAAGATGGCTTATTGGGATTCAGTGCAGGTTGTCTCACCATGGAAAGATGGGATCAACTAAATCACTTCTCTAACCAAACAAGGTACGTACACATACCTGCATGAACACAAATTATGACTCAGAGAGCAGCAACTAAAATCTGCatgaaaactattattattattattattattattattattattattattattattattattattattattattattttgatcaTTATTGCAGAGCTAAAATCACTTTTGGATTAAATGCACTTGTTGGGAGGAAAAGGCCTGCTGAAAATGGCTCAATTCTTTGGGTTGGTGCTTGGAATCCCCAAAATGCTCTTGCTTTTATGAAGTACTCTATCTCAAAAGGATACCAGATTGATTCCTATGAATtaggtaattaattaatttttttttaaattaataccaATTTTTATAAAATGAAATTCAATTTCTCTCTTGAGATCAGGAAATGAATTGTGCTCAAATGGGGTAGATGCAAAGGTGGGGGCTGAACGGTATGGCAAAGACATGATTGTGCTAAAGAAACTTGTGCAAAAATTGTATCCAGATCCCAGGACACAGCCAAAGGTGTTGGGTCCAGGTGGTTTCTTTGATGAGCAATGGTTTAAAACCTATCTTCATGTTTCAGGGCCAAGGGTGGTCGATGGACTAACCCACCATATCTACAATCTTGGTTCAGGTATATATACGTTAATTAACGCAATCTTCTGTTTGTAGAAATGAAGTTAAATTAATGCAATCTTCTGTTGTAAAAAGGAAGTTTTTGGTTTCAGAAAAATGATGTAACCACCTGCCCATTTtatgtggaaaaaaaaaaattgtaggtGATGATCCCACCCTTATTGAGAAGGTTCACGATCCACATTTCCTAGACCAAATAGCACAGGTATATGGCTACATCTCATCAACTATCAAGAAATTTGGGCCTTGGACAGGAGCATGGGTTGGGGAAGGAGGTGGAGCTTATAACAGTGGAAGCAAGATTGTGTCACATTCCTTTGCTGATGGGTTTTGGTAAAATCACCACTTCTATTTAATTTGCCTCTTTCTCTGTATCTACAGACAATTTACACAACAAATAGAGAAAATGACAATTAAGAAAATGTTTCCGTGCTCTTGCCATGTGAAAATTAGGTATTTGGACCAACTTGGCATTTCATCAAGTTTCAACCACAAGGTCTTCTGCAGACAATCTCTTGTTGGAGGAAACTATGGTCTTCTCAATACTACTACCTTCATTCCAAATCCAAATTATTATGGGTATTACCCTTAGAAACTCACATAAGCTTTTTTCTCCTTTTCATTCTTTCCTTCATTTCAAATGAAGGTGGGGAGAAACTTGAACTCAAGTTTGAGTTTTTGTATAAATTTAGAGATGCATTCACTACCAGGCTAAGCCTGCAACTGCATTTTCATGCGAGCACCTGTTATTGATTTTTTTCGTTTATTCTTTGTCCTTTCTGCATATTTTTCCTTTGTCTTAGTGCACTTCTATGGCATCGTCTCATGGGAAAGAAAGTGCTTGCTACAAATTGTGTTGGATCCCCATTTTTGAGAGCATATTCCCATTGTTCAAAACGAAAGGTATATGCAAGATTTTGTTATTATTGGACTATTTTTTATTCCTGAACACCAAAATTTCAATCAATCTCTTGCAGCCTGGCGTTTCTCTGCTTCTCATGAACCTGTCAAACTCCACTACCTTCCATGTTGCTCTTTCCAATGATGAAAATCCAGATGAAAATTCTCCTGGAGGTGCAACACAGAGCGAAGAATACCATTTGACACCAGAAAATGGCAATATCCGAAGTAATGTGGTACTACTGAATGGAAGTCCATTGGTACTTACAGATTCATCTGATATTCCTC harbors:
- the LOC110646183 gene encoding heparanase-like protein 2, whose product is MNHLEFALHCILVSWFSTSTLRTLAADDVKVTVNGVASIASTDDNFICATLDLWPSSKCNYDQCPWGQAGIFTLDLKNNILSNAVKAFNPLRIRIGGSLQDQLVYQVGNERFKRCLPFQPRKDGLLGFSAGCLTMERWDQLNHFSNQTRAKITFGLNALVGRKRPAENGSILWVGAWNPQNALAFMKYSISKGYQIDSYELGNELCSNGVDAKVGAERYGKDMIVLKKLVQKLYPDPRTQPKVLGPGGFFDEQWFKTYLHVSGPRVVDGLTHHIYNLGSGDDPTLIEKVHDPHFLDQIAQVYGYISSTIKKFGPWTGAWVGEGGGAYNSGSKIVSHSFADGFWYLDQLGISSSFNHKVFCRQSLVGGNYGLLNTTTFIPNPNYYGALLWHRLMGKKVLATNCVGSPFLRAYSHCSKRKPGVSLLLMNLSNSTTFHVALSNDENPDENSPGGATQSEEYHLTPENGNIRSNVVLLNGSPLVLTDSSDIPPMNPKLVDPSLPITVAPDSIVFVLLRDYNAPACV